From a single Myotis daubentonii chromosome 5, mMyoDau2.1, whole genome shotgun sequence genomic region:
- the ATP5F1D gene encoding ATP synthase subunit delta, mitochondrial yields MLPAALLRRPGLGRLVRQARAYAEAAAAPAPAAGPGQMSFTFASPTQVFFNGANVRQVDVPTQTGAFGILAAHVPTLQVLRPGLVVVHAEDGTTSKYFVSSGSVTVNADSSVQLLAEEAVSLDMLDLGAAKANLEKAQSELSGASDEAMRAEIQIRIEANEALVKALE; encoded by the exons ATGCTGCCAGCCGCGCTGCTCCGCCGCCCCGGCCTGGGTCGCCTCGTGCGCCAGGCTCGCGCCTACGCCGAGGCTGCGGCCGCCCCAGCCCCCGCCGCGGGCCCGGGACAAATGTCTTTCACCTTCGCCTCTCCCACACAG GTCTTCTTCAATGGCGCCAACGTCCGGCAGGTGGATGTGCCCACGCAGACAGGGGCCTTCGGTATCCTGGCAGCCCACGTGCCCACCCTGCAGGTCCTGCGGCCAGGATTGGTTGTTGTCCATGCTGAGGATGGCACCACCTCCAAATACTTCG TTAGCAGCGGCTCGGTCACAGTGAACGCTGACTCATCAGTTCAGTTACTGGCTGAAGAGGCTGTGTCGCTGGACATGCTGGATTTGGGG GCGGCCAAGGCAAACTTGGAGAAGGCACAATCGGAGCTGTCAGGGGCATCCGACGAGGCCATGAGGGCTGAGATCCAAATCCGAATCGAGGCCAACGAAGCCCTGGTGAAGGCTCTGGAGTAG
- the CBARP gene encoding voltage-dependent calcium channel beta subunit-associated regulatory protein isoform X1, which translates to MQPTATMAMTATTATTATLTTTWDNTTGRPTVEPDPVLDNYMLVVVVMSLFVGGTLVVLSGVLLLCRRCWEVHQGFNRATEEAEKTTTTYLDTSSHPVQDPELRGEDLEGQDAETERFLSTSSTGRRVSFNEAALFEQSRKAQDKGRRYTLTEGDFHHLKNARLTHLHLPPLKIVTIHECDSSEASATAMPHPSVPPKASLAIFQPPGKALTGRSVGPSSALPGDPYNPSTGPADFEISSSSSSDSGEGTSLDAAARSTKPGGLGASAGPREAGPGSGAGPVLQFFTRLRRHASLDGASPYFKVKKWKLEPSQRASSLDTRGSPKRHHFQRQRAASESMEQEEGDTPHTDFIQYIASTGAAMTFPPPCPFLASPTSPSPALGRLEVEEEEAGAAGGVNPEPPWERSIGGAGPDQQQESDSERDAGLEHTQTIYRDIWSLRASLELHAATASDHSSNDRDSVRSGDSSGSGGTAPAFPPPSPPPTLRPSDSEVGGPRKLLQMDSGYASIEGRSTGDDGPPSGPEKHSSFSSVGHPTTVGGSFDGTPAEEFPWPRSPRAWPRRTPRRDYSVDEKTDALFHEFLRHDPHFDDAPPSTARHRARAHPHTHMRKQWQQRGRQHSDPGERTAPSAPPGPEPRPARAPLRRGDSVDCPTDSRTGEDPAGPPAPTIPAIEEEPGGGCPGSGLCARPSGALLDKLATGLEDRLLLPHLTQPIAAAPTLATATAAPTSPDHSPA; encoded by the exons ATGCAGCCCACGGCCACCATGGCCATGActgccaccaccgccaccacggCCACCCTGACCACGACGTGGGACAATACCACAGGCCGCCCCACt GTGGAGCCTGACCCGGTCTTGGACAACTatatgctggtggtggtggtgatgtcgCTCTTTGTCGGGGGAACCCTCGTGGTGCTGTCTGGTGTGTTGCTCCTGTGCAGGCGCTGCTGGGAAGTCCACCAGGGCTTCAACAG AGCCACGGAGGAGGCAGAGAAGACAACCACCACCTACCTGGACACCAGCTCCCACCCAGTCCAAG ACCCTGAATTGCGGGGGGAGGACCTCGAGGGCCAGGATGCAGAGACCGAGCGCTTCCTGTCCACCAGCTCTACCGGCCGCCGCGTGTCCTTCAATGAGGCCGCCCTGTTTGAGCAGAGCCGGAAGGCGCAGGACAAGGGCCGAAG GTATACCCTGACAGAAGGGGACTTCCACCACCTGAAGAACGCTCGCCTCACCCACCTGCACCTGCCGCCCCTCAAGATTGTCACCATCCATGAGTGTGACTCCAGCGAAGCCAGTGCAACCGCCATGCCTCACCCCTCAGTGCCTCCCAAGGCCAGCCTTGCCATATTCCAG CCCCCGGGGAAGGCCCTCACTGGCCGCTCCGTGGGCCCCAGCTCCGCCTTGCCAGGTGACCCCTACAACCCTTCCACGGGCCCTGCTGACTTCGAGATCAGCTCCTCCTCATCCAGTGACTCCGGGGAAGGCACCTCG CTGGATGCGGCTGCCAGGAGCACCAAGCCTGGTGGGCTGGGGGCCTCTGCAGGGCCCCGGGAGGCTGGCCCAGGCTCTGGGGCAGGCCCAGTCCTGCAGTTCTTCACCCGCCTGAGGCGCCACGCCAGTTTGGATGGGGCCAGCCCCTACTTCAAGGTCAAGAAATGGAAGCTGGAGCCCAGCCAGCGGGCATCAAGTCTGGACACAAGAG GCTCCCCCAAGCGGCATCACTTCCAGCGACAGCGAGCAGCCAGCGAGAGcatggagcaggaggagggggacacccctCACACGGACTTCATCCAGTACATTGCCAGCACAGGCGCTGCTATGACCttcccgcccccctgccccttTCTGGCCAGCCCCACCAGCCCGTCCCCCGCTCTCGGCAG GctagaggtggaggaggaggaggcaggcgcCGCGGGAGGAGTGAACCCCGAGCCCCCCTGGGAGCGCAGCATAGGTGGTGCGGGGCCTGACCAGCAGCAGGAGTCAGACAGTGAGCGGGATGCGGGGCTGGAGCACACCCAGACCATCTACCGCGACATCTGGAGCCTCCGTGCCTCGCTTGAGCTGCACGCGGCCACCGCCTCAGACCACAGCAGCAATGACCGCGACTCGGTGCGCAGCGGCGACAGCTCTGGCTCAGGGGGCACAGCGCCCGCCTTCCCACCGCCCTCACCGCCACCCACGCTGCGGCCTTCGGACAGTGAGGTGGGAGGGCCGCGCAAGCTGCTGCAGATGGACAGTGGCTATGCCAGCATCGAGGGGCGCAGCACGGGCGACGATGGGCCTCCCAGTGGGCCCGAGAAGCACTCCTCCTTCTCTAGTGTGGGCCATCCAACTACCGTGGGGGGCAGCTTTGATGGGACACCAGCAGAGGAGTTCCCCTGGCCCCGCAGCCCGCGCGCCTGGCCCCGCCGCACACCACGACGGGACTACAGTGTGGATGAGAAGACTGATGCGCTCTTCCATGAGTTCCTGCGCCACGACCCACACTTTGACGACGCCCCGCCCAGCACTGCACGCCATCGAGCTCGTGcgcacccacacacccacatgcgcaagcagtggcagcagcgcgGCCGGCAGCACAGTGACCCTGGCGAGCGCACTGCGCCTTCTGCACCGCCTGGGCCGGAACCCCGCCCCGCGCGCGCGCCTCTGCGCCGGGGGGACAGCGTCGACTGTCCAACAGACAGCCGTACAGGCGAAGACCCGGCCGGCCCTCCAGCGCCCACCATCCCTGCCATCGAAGAGGAGCCTGGCGGTGGGTGCCCAGGATCAGGCCTGTGTGCCCGACCCTCAGGGGCACTGCTGGACAAGCTGGCAACTGGCCTCGAGGACAGACTCTTATTGCCACACCTCACCCAGCCCATTGCCGCAGCCCCCACGCTGGCCACTGCCACCGCAGCACCCACGTCCCCGGACCACAGTCCAGCCTAA
- the CBARP gene encoding voltage-dependent calcium channel beta subunit-associated regulatory protein isoform X2 has product MQPTATMAMTATTATTATLTTTWDNTTGRPTVEPDPVLDNYMLVVVVMSLFVGGTLVVLSGVLLLCRRCWEVHQGFNRLGEARFRLISVSLKPTHPELRGEDLEGQDAETERFLSTSSTGRRVSFNEAALFEQSRKAQDKGRRYTLTEGDFHHLKNARLTHLHLPPLKIVTIHECDSSEASATAMPHPSVPPKASLAIFQPPGKALTGRSVGPSSALPGDPYNPSTGPADFEISSSSSSDSGEGTSLDAAARSTKPGGLGASAGPREAGPGSGAGPVLQFFTRLRRHASLDGASPYFKVKKWKLEPSQRASSLDTRGSPKRHHFQRQRAASESMEQEEGDTPHTDFIQYIASTGAAMTFPPPCPFLASPTSPSPALGRLEVEEEEAGAAGGVNPEPPWERSIGGAGPDQQQESDSERDAGLEHTQTIYRDIWSLRASLELHAATASDHSSNDRDSVRSGDSSGSGGTAPAFPPPSPPPTLRPSDSEVGGPRKLLQMDSGYASIEGRSTGDDGPPSGPEKHSSFSSVGHPTTVGGSFDGTPAEEFPWPRSPRAWPRRTPRRDYSVDEKTDALFHEFLRHDPHFDDAPPSTARHRARAHPHTHMRKQWQQRGRQHSDPGERTAPSAPPGPEPRPARAPLRRGDSVDCPTDSRTGEDPAGPPAPTIPAIEEEPGGGCPGSGLCARPSGALLDKLATGLEDRLLLPHLTQPIAAAPTLATATAAPTSPDHSPA; this is encoded by the exons ATGCAGCCCACGGCCACCATGGCCATGActgccaccaccgccaccacggCCACCCTGACCACGACGTGGGACAATACCACAGGCCGCCCCACt GTGGAGCCTGACCCGGTCTTGGACAACTatatgctggtggtggtggtgatgtcgCTCTTTGTCGGGGGAACCCTCGTGGTGCTGTCTGGTGTGTTGCTCCTGTGCAGGCGCTGCTGGGAAGTCCACCAGGGCTTCAACAG ACTGGGCGAAGCTCGATTCCGACTCATCTCTGTTTCCTTAAAGCCCACGC ACCCTGAATTGCGGGGGGAGGACCTCGAGGGCCAGGATGCAGAGACCGAGCGCTTCCTGTCCACCAGCTCTACCGGCCGCCGCGTGTCCTTCAATGAGGCCGCCCTGTTTGAGCAGAGCCGGAAGGCGCAGGACAAGGGCCGAAG GTATACCCTGACAGAAGGGGACTTCCACCACCTGAAGAACGCTCGCCTCACCCACCTGCACCTGCCGCCCCTCAAGATTGTCACCATCCATGAGTGTGACTCCAGCGAAGCCAGTGCAACCGCCATGCCTCACCCCTCAGTGCCTCCCAAGGCCAGCCTTGCCATATTCCAG CCCCCGGGGAAGGCCCTCACTGGCCGCTCCGTGGGCCCCAGCTCCGCCTTGCCAGGTGACCCCTACAACCCTTCCACGGGCCCTGCTGACTTCGAGATCAGCTCCTCCTCATCCAGTGACTCCGGGGAAGGCACCTCG CTGGATGCGGCTGCCAGGAGCACCAAGCCTGGTGGGCTGGGGGCCTCTGCAGGGCCCCGGGAGGCTGGCCCAGGCTCTGGGGCAGGCCCAGTCCTGCAGTTCTTCACCCGCCTGAGGCGCCACGCCAGTTTGGATGGGGCCAGCCCCTACTTCAAGGTCAAGAAATGGAAGCTGGAGCCCAGCCAGCGGGCATCAAGTCTGGACACAAGAG GCTCCCCCAAGCGGCATCACTTCCAGCGACAGCGAGCAGCCAGCGAGAGcatggagcaggaggagggggacacccctCACACGGACTTCATCCAGTACATTGCCAGCACAGGCGCTGCTATGACCttcccgcccccctgccccttTCTGGCCAGCCCCACCAGCCCGTCCCCCGCTCTCGGCAG GctagaggtggaggaggaggaggcaggcgcCGCGGGAGGAGTGAACCCCGAGCCCCCCTGGGAGCGCAGCATAGGTGGTGCGGGGCCTGACCAGCAGCAGGAGTCAGACAGTGAGCGGGATGCGGGGCTGGAGCACACCCAGACCATCTACCGCGACATCTGGAGCCTCCGTGCCTCGCTTGAGCTGCACGCGGCCACCGCCTCAGACCACAGCAGCAATGACCGCGACTCGGTGCGCAGCGGCGACAGCTCTGGCTCAGGGGGCACAGCGCCCGCCTTCCCACCGCCCTCACCGCCACCCACGCTGCGGCCTTCGGACAGTGAGGTGGGAGGGCCGCGCAAGCTGCTGCAGATGGACAGTGGCTATGCCAGCATCGAGGGGCGCAGCACGGGCGACGATGGGCCTCCCAGTGGGCCCGAGAAGCACTCCTCCTTCTCTAGTGTGGGCCATCCAACTACCGTGGGGGGCAGCTTTGATGGGACACCAGCAGAGGAGTTCCCCTGGCCCCGCAGCCCGCGCGCCTGGCCCCGCCGCACACCACGACGGGACTACAGTGTGGATGAGAAGACTGATGCGCTCTTCCATGAGTTCCTGCGCCACGACCCACACTTTGACGACGCCCCGCCCAGCACTGCACGCCATCGAGCTCGTGcgcacccacacacccacatgcgcaagcagtggcagcagcgcgGCCGGCAGCACAGTGACCCTGGCGAGCGCACTGCGCCTTCTGCACCGCCTGGGCCGGAACCCCGCCCCGCGCGCGCGCCTCTGCGCCGGGGGGACAGCGTCGACTGTCCAACAGACAGCCGTACAGGCGAAGACCCGGCCGGCCCTCCAGCGCCCACCATCCCTGCCATCGAAGAGGAGCCTGGCGGTGGGTGCCCAGGATCAGGCCTGTGTGCCCGACCCTCAGGGGCACTGCTGGACAAGCTGGCAACTGGCCTCGAGGACAGACTCTTATTGCCACACCTCACCCAGCCCATTGCCGCAGCCCCCACGCTGGCCACTGCCACCGCAGCACCCACGTCCCCGGACCACAGTCCAGCCTAA
- the CBARP gene encoding voltage-dependent calcium channel beta subunit-associated regulatory protein isoform X3, translated as MQPTATMAMTATTATTATLTTTWDNTTGRPTVEPDPVLDNYMLVVVVMSLFVGGTLVVLSGVLLLCRRCWEVHQGFNRATEEAEKTTTTYLDTSSHPVQDPELRGEDLEGQDAETERFLSTSSTGRRVSFNEAALFEQSRKAQDKGRRYTLTEGDFHHLKNARLTHLHLPPLKIVTIHECDSSEASATAMPHPSVPPKASLAIFQLDAAARSTKPGGLGASAGPREAGPGSGAGPVLQFFTRLRRHASLDGASPYFKVKKWKLEPSQRASSLDTRGSPKRHHFQRQRAASESMEQEEGDTPHTDFIQYIASTGAAMTFPPPCPFLASPTSPSPALGRLEVEEEEAGAAGGVNPEPPWERSIGGAGPDQQQESDSERDAGLEHTQTIYRDIWSLRASLELHAATASDHSSNDRDSVRSGDSSGSGGTAPAFPPPSPPPTLRPSDSEVGGPRKLLQMDSGYASIEGRSTGDDGPPSGPEKHSSFSSVGHPTTVGGSFDGTPAEEFPWPRSPRAWPRRTPRRDYSVDEKTDALFHEFLRHDPHFDDAPPSTARHRARAHPHTHMRKQWQQRGRQHSDPGERTAPSAPPGPEPRPARAPLRRGDSVDCPTDSRTGEDPAGPPAPTIPAIEEEPGGGCPGSGLCARPSGALLDKLATGLEDRLLLPHLTQPIAAAPTLATATAAPTSPDHSPA; from the exons ATGCAGCCCACGGCCACCATGGCCATGActgccaccaccgccaccacggCCACCCTGACCACGACGTGGGACAATACCACAGGCCGCCCCACt GTGGAGCCTGACCCGGTCTTGGACAACTatatgctggtggtggtggtgatgtcgCTCTTTGTCGGGGGAACCCTCGTGGTGCTGTCTGGTGTGTTGCTCCTGTGCAGGCGCTGCTGGGAAGTCCACCAGGGCTTCAACAG AGCCACGGAGGAGGCAGAGAAGACAACCACCACCTACCTGGACACCAGCTCCCACCCAGTCCAAG ACCCTGAATTGCGGGGGGAGGACCTCGAGGGCCAGGATGCAGAGACCGAGCGCTTCCTGTCCACCAGCTCTACCGGCCGCCGCGTGTCCTTCAATGAGGCCGCCCTGTTTGAGCAGAGCCGGAAGGCGCAGGACAAGGGCCGAAG GTATACCCTGACAGAAGGGGACTTCCACCACCTGAAGAACGCTCGCCTCACCCACCTGCACCTGCCGCCCCTCAAGATTGTCACCATCCATGAGTGTGACTCCAGCGAAGCCAGTGCAACCGCCATGCCTCACCCCTCAGTGCCTCCCAAGGCCAGCCTTGCCATATTCCAG CTGGATGCGGCTGCCAGGAGCACCAAGCCTGGTGGGCTGGGGGCCTCTGCAGGGCCCCGGGAGGCTGGCCCAGGCTCTGGGGCAGGCCCAGTCCTGCAGTTCTTCACCCGCCTGAGGCGCCACGCCAGTTTGGATGGGGCCAGCCCCTACTTCAAGGTCAAGAAATGGAAGCTGGAGCCCAGCCAGCGGGCATCAAGTCTGGACACAAGAG GCTCCCCCAAGCGGCATCACTTCCAGCGACAGCGAGCAGCCAGCGAGAGcatggagcaggaggagggggacacccctCACACGGACTTCATCCAGTACATTGCCAGCACAGGCGCTGCTATGACCttcccgcccccctgccccttTCTGGCCAGCCCCACCAGCCCGTCCCCCGCTCTCGGCAG GctagaggtggaggaggaggaggcaggcgcCGCGGGAGGAGTGAACCCCGAGCCCCCCTGGGAGCGCAGCATAGGTGGTGCGGGGCCTGACCAGCAGCAGGAGTCAGACAGTGAGCGGGATGCGGGGCTGGAGCACACCCAGACCATCTACCGCGACATCTGGAGCCTCCGTGCCTCGCTTGAGCTGCACGCGGCCACCGCCTCAGACCACAGCAGCAATGACCGCGACTCGGTGCGCAGCGGCGACAGCTCTGGCTCAGGGGGCACAGCGCCCGCCTTCCCACCGCCCTCACCGCCACCCACGCTGCGGCCTTCGGACAGTGAGGTGGGAGGGCCGCGCAAGCTGCTGCAGATGGACAGTGGCTATGCCAGCATCGAGGGGCGCAGCACGGGCGACGATGGGCCTCCCAGTGGGCCCGAGAAGCACTCCTCCTTCTCTAGTGTGGGCCATCCAACTACCGTGGGGGGCAGCTTTGATGGGACACCAGCAGAGGAGTTCCCCTGGCCCCGCAGCCCGCGCGCCTGGCCCCGCCGCACACCACGACGGGACTACAGTGTGGATGAGAAGACTGATGCGCTCTTCCATGAGTTCCTGCGCCACGACCCACACTTTGACGACGCCCCGCCCAGCACTGCACGCCATCGAGCTCGTGcgcacccacacacccacatgcgcaagcagtggcagcagcgcgGCCGGCAGCACAGTGACCCTGGCGAGCGCACTGCGCCTTCTGCACCGCCTGGGCCGGAACCCCGCCCCGCGCGCGCGCCTCTGCGCCGGGGGGACAGCGTCGACTGTCCAACAGACAGCCGTACAGGCGAAGACCCGGCCGGCCCTCCAGCGCCCACCATCCCTGCCATCGAAGAGGAGCCTGGCGGTGGGTGCCCAGGATCAGGCCTGTGTGCCCGACCCTCAGGGGCACTGCTGGACAAGCTGGCAACTGGCCTCGAGGACAGACTCTTATTGCCACACCTCACCCAGCCCATTGCCGCAGCCCCCACGCTGGCCACTGCCACCGCAGCACCCACGTCCCCGGACCACAGTCCAGCCTAA